A window of Esox lucius isolate fEsoLuc1 chromosome 18, fEsoLuc1.pri, whole genome shotgun sequence contains these coding sequences:
- the LOC114828677 gene encoding uncharacterized protein LOC114828677 codes for MADIYYYIFCRLVAILYLLTGVSGDTCSLYTRVGDTVSLSCTNVVNQDCSSTTWNYHRTGLRSAIEEVGHGKIKTNSRRADRLKVASDCSLHISAVRAEDAGKYICQQFLSNGSQHGVDAPVHLSVLTNSLSTPVTDVKPDRPVTLRCFLYTYDGPGICSDGVTEQVSLLWLNETSNKLENYSRHQVTQTSDCDITLTVTLQKEDNNRKWTCQLNINEKEISIDFTFMVPGITYSTQGPAWSPTSPHSEKSPYVNRMYVFVGVAMGVAVVVAVCVVAAVIILHRRKKNQIPAYGGPARNKDLGLTAVNSTSPPANEDRS; via the exons aTGGCCGACATCtactattatattttttgtcgCCTTGTGGCCATTTTATACTTACTAACAG GTGTCAGTGGAGACACTTGTTCTCTGTACACCAGAGTGGGAGATACTGTAAGTCTGTCATGTACCAATGTGGTTAATCAAGACTGCTCCTCAACTACATGGAACTATCACAGAACTGGATTACGGAGTGCTATTGAAGAGGTTGGACATGGGAAGATTAAAACTAACTCAAGGAGAGCAGACAGACTGAAAGTGGCGTCTGACTGTTCTCTACACATTAGTGCTGTCAGAGCTGAGGATGCTGGAAAGTACATCTGTCAACAATTCCTTAGTAATGGATCACAACATGGAGTGGATGCtcctgttcatctgtctgttcTAACCA ACTCCTTGTCAACACCAGTGACAGATGTAAAGCCTGATAGACCAGTAACATTAAGGTGCTTTCTGTACACATATGATGGACCTGGGATATGTTCAGATGGTGTTACAGAACAAGTTAGTCTCCTCTGGCTGAATGAGACAAGTAATAAGCTGGAAAATTACTCCAGACACCAGGTCACACAAACATCTGACTGTGACATCACTCTGACTGTGACTCTCCAGAAGGAGGACAACAACAGGAAGTGGACATGTCAGCTGAATATTAATGAAAAGGAGATCTCCATTGATTTCACCTTCATGGTCCCAG GAATTACATACTCTACTCAAGGACCAGCCTGGTCACCAACTTCCCCACATTCTGAAA AATCTCCCTATGTAAATcggatgtatgtgtttgtgggaGTGGCTATGGGAGTGGCTGTGGTAGTGGCTGTTTGTGTTGTAGCTGCTGTCATCATATTACACAGGAGAAAGA agaatcAAATACCAGCTTATGGAGGCCCTGCCAGAAACAAAGATTTG GGTCTGACTGCAGTAAACTCTACCAGCCCACCAGCCAATGAAGACAGG AGTTAA